The region CAATCAGCCTTGTGAACGGAGATAGAGAAGGATTCGGGAGCGGTCAACTCGCTGGGCCTCATCGCTTCGGGAAGCTGGGATTGCTCACCGATCATGATCGTCACTGGGCCTGCATCCTGCTGGCGAGCGACGATCTTCGGTTTCGATCCAAGTACTTTTTCAAAGTCAGAGACGATGTCCTGAGTCGCCTGCTGAATCGGCGCAGGCTCGTTGGGATCGAGAAGAATAGTGACTGTGGGGCGGATGACGATTGAGCCTGCCTTGCTCGAAGGGGAGGACTGCGCTGCGGCAGATGTTCCAAAGGCGACAGCTACGGCAACAAATAGCGCAACCATTCCATAAGCGCAACGGCGACGCTTGTTTCTATCTGACATCTTGTGCAACACCTCAATCAGTAAATCTCGGGACAAAGCGAAATTCTATCGAGATAGCGTTTCCACCTGTTTTTTAATCGGAAGATTAAAAAATATTTCTCAACTCGGCCGATAAGAAAAGCCGATTGACCCCTCATCGGTCGATTGATAATCTACAAACACAACCATGGGTGATGGAGTTCGCCCTAACCGCCTGCGCGGCCTGCGCAAGCTGATGACTCCTACGACATCGTAGGAGGTCCTTTGCAGAAAAATCCCTTGCTGAAGAATCGTGTGGTCTGGTCTGGAAACGAGCAGGCGCATATCCTCGTCGATCTGCTGCGCTGGTTGGTGATTGCTTCGATCGCCGGAGTATTGGCAGGCTCTGCCTCTGCGCTGCTGCTGGCTTCGCTGGAGTGGGTGACCGCGGTGCGTGAGAGCCATAAGTGGATCATTGCACTGCTGCCGCTCGCAGGTCTCTTTGTCGGCTGCCTCTACAAATATCTCGGTACTTCGGTTGAGGCGGGCAACAATCTCATCCTCGACGAGATTCATGACCCCAAGGCAGTGCTGCCGCTGCGAATGACTCCGCTCATCCTGCTGGGGACTGTGATCACGCATCTGTTCGGCGGCTCGGCTGGGCGCGAAGGAACTGCGATTCAAACCGGAGCTTCGCTGGCCGACCAGTTGACGCGACCTCTCGGGTTGAACGCAAGAGACCGCCGCATTCTGCTGATGGCAGGTATCAGCGGCGGTTTCGGCTCGGTGTTTGGAACTCCCCTGGCAGGCGCGATCTTTGGTCTTGAGGTGCTGGCAATTGGTCGCATCGGTTATGACGGTATCTTTCCCTGCTTTGTCGGCGCGTTTGTCGGCGACTTCATCACGCGAGCCTGGGGCATTCACCATACGATCTATCGCGTGACCTCGGTGCCGAAGCTTACCTTTGCAGGATTTCTCTCCGCCATTGCAGCGGGAGCAGCGTTTGGCCTGGTCGGCATGGGCTTTGCCAAGACCACGCACGCGATTGGACATTGGGCCAAGAAGAAGATTGCGTGGGCACCGATGCGGCCTTTCACTGGCGGCGTCATCGTTGCGGTCGCGGTCTTCGCCATCGGCACCACGAAGTACATCGGCCTCGGGATACCGACGATTGTCGCGGCGTTTGCAACGCATCTGCCACCTTACGACTTTGCCGCCAAGTTTCTATTCACCGCGGTGACGCTTGGGTTTGGTTTCAAAGGCGGCGAGGTCACGCCTTTGTTCTACATCGGAGCCACGCTGGGCAACACATTGGCCTGGCTGCTGCCGCTGCCGCCAACGCTGCTGGCAGGAATGGGATTTGTTGCAGTCTTTGCCGGAGCAGCCAACACTCCGATTGCCTCATCGCTGATGGCCGTGGAGCTCTTCGGCGCCGAGGCTGGTGCCTATGCAGCAATCGCCTGCGTGGTGAGCTATTTGTTTTCGGGCCACGCCGGTATCTACCACTCACAGCGCGTCGGCCACAGCAAACATGTAAAGACCAAAGACGAAGAAGGCTTGTCGCTCGCAGGCGTAGCCAAAGACCGTGTGGGGCGGGTAGCCGGCCCAACGGTAGAGATAGGCGCCAACTCTAAATCTTCCCAGTCATAAAACGTGTTAGCTCTTGCCTAACTGCGCTAAGATGGCTCGATGAAACGTAGAGAGGTGTTGCGATATCTGGGCGCTGGTGTGACGGTGCTTCATCCTGGGGTGCGAGTGTTTGCAGAACTGGCAAGCAGCTCCGAGGAAGCCGGCAAGAGCGCGGGCATTTTTTTGAATCAGCTTGGTTATTCTCCTTTTGGCGCAAAGCAGGCAACGGTTCGCTTGTCCGATACAACCCAACGGGAGTTTCAAGTTCGCTCCGTCACTCAGGATGCCGTCGTCTTCAAGGGAAGATTAGGGCAGCCTTTCAGCGATGCAGCGTCGGGCGATCAGACGAGCGTGGCCGACTTTTCGGCATTACGGGCAACGGGTGAGTATGAGCTTCAGGTGGGTAATCTGCCCGGCGATCCATTTCAGATTGCAACGCAACCCTATGCTGGAGCTTTACGGAAGGCGATGCGAGGGTTTTACGGACAGCGTTGCGGTTGTGCTGTCGATCTCGGCGGAGGGTATAAACACCCGGTATGCCACGTCGCGAGCGCTTATCACGCGACCTCGGGCAAGAGCGGCTCGCTAACAAATCACGGTGGATGGCACGATGCCGGTGACTATGGCCGCTATGTGGTGAACTCAGGAATCTCGACCGGCACATTGCTTTGGGCATGGGAGCTTTATCCGCAGGCGCTGCGGCGTCTTTCGTTGGATATCCCTGAGAGCGGCGGCAAGTTGCCGGACTATCTTGCCGAGGTACGGTGGAACCTGGAGTGGATGCTTTCTTTACAGGACACCGATGGCGGCGTCTGGCACAAGCAGACGAGCGAGCACTTCTGCGACTTCATCATGCCGCAGGATGATTCGTTGACCAGCTATATCATCGGCACGGGAGAGGTGCCTTACAAGAGCACATGCGCGACTGGTGATCTAGCCGCCGTTATGGCGATTGCGGCGCGCTGCTATGGTTCCTACGACGCTGCATTTGCGCAGCGGTGTCTCGCCGCAGCACGTAAGGGGTGGGCGTGGGCGGTAGCGCATCCCAACGTGACCTTCAGAAATCCGCCGTCGATCTCGACCGGAGCTTATGGAGATGAACATTGCGGCGATGAGATGTTGTGGGCATCGGCGGAACTTTGGCGTACGACCGGAGAGCCACAGTACGAGAAGGCTTTTCTCTCTGCAATGCCTGCGAACGGCGCAACGCTGACGATCACAGAGCCGGACTGGGGCAATGTGGCTTCGATGGCTTACTGGACGTATGTGCTGGCCGAACGACGTGGCGATCCCGGCGCGAAAGAACGCATTCGTGAGGCGACACTACGTGCAGCGAGCCTGTTGATGGAGCGCAACCGGAAGAACGGCTATGGCAATACGCTTGCGCTGACGGACTACATCTGGGGATCGAACGCCGTGGCAGGAAATCAGTCGCTGCTGTTGTCGATTGCAGATCATCTTCAGGCTGACCAAGCGGCGCGAGAGACGGCGCTGAACAACCTGCACTATATTCTTGGGCGCAACTGCTTTGGGGTGTCGTGGGTGACGCAGGTTGGAATGCGTCCGTTTCAGCATCCTCATCATCGATCCAGCGCGGCGGATGGAATCGCTGCTCCATGGCCGGGTTTGCTCTCGGGCGGACCCAATGCCGGTGGTGGTGACGCCGTAGCGAACCAGATGAAGAAGCAG is a window of Edaphobacter dinghuensis DNA encoding:
- a CDS encoding chloride channel protein, with product MQKNPLLKNRVVWSGNEQAHILVDLLRWLVIASIAGVLAGSASALLLASLEWVTAVRESHKWIIALLPLAGLFVGCLYKYLGTSVEAGNNLILDEIHDPKAVLPLRMTPLILLGTVITHLFGGSAGREGTAIQTGASLADQLTRPLGLNARDRRILLMAGISGGFGSVFGTPLAGAIFGLEVLAIGRIGYDGIFPCFVGAFVGDFITRAWGIHHTIYRVTSVPKLTFAGFLSAIAAGAAFGLVGMGFAKTTHAIGHWAKKKIAWAPMRPFTGGVIVAVAVFAIGTTKYIGLGIPTIVAAFATHLPPYDFAAKFLFTAVTLGFGFKGGEVTPLFYIGATLGNTLAWLLPLPPTLLAGMGFVAVFAGAANTPIASSLMAVELFGAEAGAYAAIACVVSYLFSGHAGIYHSQRVGHSKHVKTKDEEGLSLAGVAKDRVGRVAGPTVEIGANSKSSQS
- a CDS encoding glycoside hydrolase family 9 protein; amino-acid sequence: MKRREVLRYLGAGVTVLHPGVRVFAELASSSEEAGKSAGIFLNQLGYSPFGAKQATVRLSDTTQREFQVRSVTQDAVVFKGRLGQPFSDAASGDQTSVADFSALRATGEYELQVGNLPGDPFQIATQPYAGALRKAMRGFYGQRCGCAVDLGGGYKHPVCHVASAYHATSGKSGSLTNHGGWHDAGDYGRYVVNSGISTGTLLWAWELYPQALRRLSLDIPESGGKLPDYLAEVRWNLEWMLSLQDTDGGVWHKQTSEHFCDFIMPQDDSLTSYIIGTGEVPYKSTCATGDLAAVMAIAARCYGSYDAAFAQRCLAAARKGWAWAVAHPNVTFRNPPSISTGAYGDEHCGDEMLWASAELWRTTGEPQYEKAFLSAMPANGATLTITEPDWGNVASMAYWTYVLAERRGDPGAKERIREATLRAASLLMERNRKNGYGNTLALTDYIWGSNAVAGNQSLLLSIADHLQADQAARETALNNLHYILGRNCFGVSWVTQVGMRPFQHPHHRSSAADGIAAPWPGLLSGGPNAGGGDAVANQMKKQPPMRMWLDDQRAYSLNEIAINWNAPLVFLLAAANA